The genomic region AAACAGATGCCCCAGCTCCTCTAAGGATGAGGGAGCAGCCATGAAGGGGCGAGGGGGAGCCTCACAGGAAGAAAGTTCAGCCATGGAGCCCTTAAGGGAAGCCGCTAGACCTAAGCAGACCTAGCCATGCCCTCAAGCAGCAGAAAGGTGAGGGCTCCATCCCCCAGCCAATGTCCTCAGATCCACCAGGCTCTCCTGGAGCCCTAGAGGGTGAGCTTAGAGCCAGTGGAATGAGTTTGCTGCCCCATGCACCatgcactgggcagggagctgagGAAACCCAGGGTAttccaagccacccaggtgcctgatctATATTAGGGTGGCTTAGGAACAAGACACCGGTGGTTCTGTCACAGGAGCAAAGgacaacagcaaaaaaacccaCTGAAATCTCTCCGCAGGGCCTGTCAGCCTCTTGCACCTCCGGTCCCCTCAGGGCTTGGCTCCTGGTACCACCTGagccctcccaccacctccccagccctgccagtcACTGACCTCCCATGCCCATCCACTGCCAAGACTGCCCCCTCAAGAACTCCAGGGACCTCTCTCCAGCAGCCGGCACCCTCCTCGACTGCCTTACATCACTCCTCCTCCCAATCACACTCTTCAGGAGACGCTGTGCTCCTTCGTGCCTCTGGCTCTGCCCCTTCAGCCCTCCCATACTGGGAGAGAGGGCTTCTACCCCTCACTCTGGCTGCTTTGTGGACCTTCCATTCTGTAGCCCCTCAATCGCAGGGACCCAGGATATGGCCTCAGCCCTTCTCAAGCCCCCCGATTCCTGGGCCCAGCTGGCTGCTCAACCCACAGCATGACCTCCTGACTCTAGTCAATCTCCAAAACCTATCCCTCTGGGCCCCATCCCCGCCCCATTCAGACACCCGGCCCTCACTCAGACACTGGGTGCAAGCGGCCCATCCACcagtcacccccccacccccgcccatgCAGACCTCCCAGCACTGCTGTCCTCCCAGACAGACCTTCACTCCTCGAACAATGGGACCAGTCCCAGCACGGCCAGCCAGACTGCATCTTTGGGACCATAGGTCAGAGTATGGCATTCCCCAATGGGTACCTGCTGGTGTATTCTACAAACCCAGACCCATGCTCCTGATCCATCAGAGGTGAAGCTGGACCCTCCCAGGGTCGCCTAGACATCCTCTCCCCTCAGTGTCAAGACTtatgtggtgaaaaaaaattaaacaaaaaattaaaagaaaaatacttctgtGGTACAAACCACATTTCCAGGACTCACGTGGATTCCCCCAACAGAGCTTCACAAACCCCATAAGGTATTATTACCACCCCAGTTACAGAGAGGAAAGAGCCTATACTCCcaaccttcccttcccctctctcctgacCCCACACTCAGGGGCACCTTCCTGCCCAGTGCTCCTCCACACCCACCAACCTTCCCCTAGTTAACCGTGCAGATGTGCCCATTCTCTAAcccaggcctggcccagagcagaagAGAGGCCTCTAAAGCttgaagaaggggaaggagacttGTGGTCTCCAAGTAGAGGGCAGATGCATAGCTACTCTATTTTGGAAGCCCCGTCTGGGACCGGGGCTATGACAAACACCGGGCTCTAGGGAGGAAGGAACCAGTTATGCGGCTAGCCCCTGCCACCTGGTGGTAGTGTAGGGCAGTGCAGGCCAGACTCCCTCCTCCGGGATCTCCAGGACCCAGACTTGGCAACTTGGGCATCATGAACACAGCACCTGGTTCCAGACCACCTTGTTACCCTATGAACACCATCTGCGAAGGAGACCCCATCACTGTCCCAGGGTGCCCAGAGGAGTCAAGTGACCTGCCCAACATCACAAAACTAGGAATGCAGAGACTGGCTGCAGAGCCCACCCTCCACCACATGGTTTTTAAGACCAGgagcctctccctcttcttggaAGATCTTCTCACATCGGTTACCTCAAGAAAGTGCCATCCTCATCATCTGAGAATCAGCTAAGAAGGGCTCAGAGCGGGTAGAAAGGAGAGCTCTGAACCCCAAGTCCCACACCTTTGTCCAAACACATCCTCCCCATTTTCAGGTGTGAATTCTGGAACATAGCCCATGGACTTTAAACTtaatcccaggggcacctgggtggctcagtgggttaaagcctctgcctttggctcaggtcataatcccagggtcctgggattgagccccacattgggctctctgttcagcagggagcctgcttcccttcctctctctctgcctgcctctctgcctacttgtgatctctgtctgtcaaataaataaatagggacacctgggtggctcagttggttaaacagctgccttcggctcagttcatgatcccagtgtcctgggatcgagtccctgccactctgcctgtgctcgctcttgctctctctatctctctgacaaataaataaataaaatcttaaaaaataaataaataaataaataaataaataaaataaaaataaataaaaatttaaaaaataaataaacttagtCCCAAGTCAACGACCACAGGTCCTCAAACAACTccagctctccccctccccagtctcGGCCACGGGCCCACCTACCATTTTGCCCCTTGCACTTTGCCCCAGTTCCTCCCATGGACCTCGCCAGCTTCCTTCCCTGGCCACATCCCCACAACTGAGGTGACTCAGGGCCCTGCCCAGTCACACCTGCTCTCAAGACAGTTCCATACTCCAGTACCCTCGGCTAGCTCATCCTAATCATACCAAAtccgtccctcccccaccccccagctggagcctgatgtggcccATGTTgactacctgccactctgcctcccaAGGGCTACCGCTGGATCAGGGCACACAGCCCTGGGGCTGTCTCCTGAGCCTGGTCTCTACCCTAAGTGGACCCTCCATCTGGTTCATGGCTCTGTATCTATGGAGGACATCATGAGGCCAGAGGTGGCCAAGATCGCATAAACACTGACTTCTTTTGACAGACCTGCCCCCTTTGCCTTAGGCCAGTAGCACAGGCAGCCCCTGAGAAGTGGCCCGTGAGCAGGGCCCGGGCCAGACATCCCCCACAAGCTCCTCGTCTCACCCTATAGCATGTGTAAGATTCCCAGAGGGCTTGGGGGACACCAGCTAGTGCCACACTCCGCCTCCAGGCCAGTGTTCTGAGCCAGTATGGCCACGACACAAACTACAGACCATGGGAGATCCCAGCAGGCCCAGGGCTCTTCCCCACTGACCGGGGCCATCCTCGGGGCCACTTCAGCACCAGAGTGACAAGCCCGCTGCCTGCTCCCACGCAGCCCTGCCACGGCGGCGCACGGCCACTCACGCTGATAGTGCTGTAAGAGCCGGTGTGTCCGCACGTCCCACACCTTCACCGTGTTGTCCATGCCGGCGGCGGCGATGCATGTGCCACTGGGGTGGAAGTCCACGGAGGTGACAAAGCTGCAAAGAAAGTGGCCGCCACAGGCTAGAGAAGGACGATCCGGGCTCTGAACAGACCCCAGACATCCTATCCTTTCCTAACCATGCACATCTGCTCAGTCTATTCCCCAAACACAGAAGACCTCCCTTTTGCCCTGTTTCTTTACCAGGGGCCAAGAGATAGCAAGGAGAGGGTGAGAACAGTAGCTAGCAGGTACTGGACGTGGACCCACCAGGGAGCAAATCCCAGCAGCCACTTCTAAATACAAACAGAGAAAGTGGTCCTCAGCCCAGAGGTCAGCTGATGACTCAGGGTGTTCTGAGTCAGAGCTAAAGCCCTTATCAAAGCGGGAGGCAGGACAGGCCCTGCCCACTGAGGCCCAGCCCCAAAGGGCCAGCAGGACCCCAAGGCCACTGGTTGACCTATCTCCAGGAGACAGGCTAAGGTCCCCCAGTATGCACACGCGACACCCAGGCTGGCATCGTGGCTGGCTCTCCAGAAGAGCTTGGCCCTGGGCTCCCAGCTGCCTACTGGAGAAGGGCAGATGCTGGGGTTCATCAAGGAGAGAACAGGGGAGGTCCAGCTCCAGTGCAGGCCCCTGCCTCTCCTGATGATGTGGCACAATGGGAACCACCACCAAGAACTTGCAAGAACCTGACAAGCCTGTCATTGATAAAACCATCACCATAGGTAAGTAACATACTAATGTGATGTGGGGAGGTCTGGGGTCACCTTCTTTGAGAGAGACAAGTCGCCAGTCTGAGAACTGGGAAGTGAAGGGAAAAGAGCGGCTCCAAGCATCACATGCCTTGAAGTTAGCCCCTCATATTTGTGGGGATGGGGATGAGGCTGAACCTCCTGCTCACAGAGGAAAGAatccagagacagagaggggcagaaacGTGGCCCCACATAAGGCCACTGGGGCCCCTTTGTCCCTAGGTCCATGCTCTTCCTGAACACCTGCAGGAGGATGACAGCGTCCAGTGACTTACCTGCCGTGCTCACAGTAAGAGTGGACACACTCCCGGCTCGTCTTGTCCCACAGCTTGACAGTCTTGTCATCGCTGGCAGACACGATGAGCCGCCCGTCGGGGGAGAACCTGAACCAGGCAGGGCACAAGTCACATCACCACTGTGGACGCGGCACGCTGTCCTCCACAGCCAccttcctgccctgcccaccccGATTCCAGAACCAGCCAAAGCAATGCGCCCTGCTCCGGTCCTGAGCAATCCCGGGCAAGCGGCTTTCCCTCTGGGAGATGGGTAAGAACGGGACCTACCtcggggggagcagggagcagcgTCGCTCACATGAGGCCCCCAGCACTGCACATGGCATGTGGCAAAGTATGTGCTGATGGCTGATGCTATTAGCATGAAGGTGTCCCGAAGCCACCATCAGCATCGTTATCCtgttcccaggacccctgagTTCACTTTTGACTTGGAGCAACATCTAACAACAAAAGTGTGTGGAGGTCCTAGGGACCCACCCACGAAGGCTGGTGTAGGTTCCACACTTGTTTGCTGGCCTGGCTCCTCCTATTCTCAGAAGCCCAATGGTGAGGCCTCTCGGAGCAGTCAGGGACCTCCCAAGACAAAGGTGCCCTGAGAACAAGTAACTTGCGTGGGGTCTCCAGAAGAACACTGTAATAGGCCCTGATCTCCGACTCACTTTGTTTCCCAGTGTCCCCAGCCCTCCCAACCTCTTCCTCTGGAGCGCAGAGATCTACAGAGAAAGGATCAGAATACCTAAAAGCGGGCTCATCTACACCCACGATCCTTGGCCCCTGAAATGTCCTCTGGGTGACTTGGCCCCCATCCCCACAGCACTGCCCCACCACAGCAAAGGGAGAGCCAGCCTCCAGACCAGCCTCCTCAGAAGCCTCGACCCCCATCCAGCAGCTCAAGCAAAATCAACTTCTGAGCAGTAGACcgcaggttcaaatcccagctctgccactaaccCAGCGAGTGCCCAGGGGCAAGATACTGCGCTGTCCTGAGCCTCGCTGTTCTCATCCGCAAAGTGGGAATGACACCATGTAGCCTGCAGGACTGCCgtgaaaaggtaaaagaaatcGTAGTGAGGTAGAAGCGACATCACCTTGTTACTCTTGCTCCAAAACAGCCCCTGCTGACGTGCTTCCAGCCACATCAGCCCAGATGTGACGCACTCAGTCGTGGCTGGCAATGAACTCACTTGCCACGTGTGAGCTAGAAGCTCCTCGACAATTCACAAAGTGACAACTTCTCTGCTCCCATTTCAcccataaggaaactgaggctcgggaaTATGGAAGAGGAACTAGTGTGCCCAAGGTCATGCTACACTGGCGCCCAGCAGCGCCTCAGGGCCCTTCAAGGCCTGGGTCCCTCCGAGGGACCTGAGTCAGGACGAGGCTCACCTGGCACAGCGGACCCAGTTGATGTGCTGGCTCAGGGAGAACAGGAATTTCTGGCGATGAGTTGACCACACCTTCACTGTTTTGTCATCGGAAGCCGTCACGAAAGACTGGCCGTCGCTGCAGAAGTGGACACTCCTCACTGTGGCCGTGTGGGCACGAAACACAGTAGACTCGCCTTTGCTGCAGGCACGAGTACTTCGACTCAGGAAACCCAGAGTGGTGACCAGAGGGCCCGTGAGCACATCgatgctctccccaccccacaggggCCCCTCCCGACGTCAGTGCAGGCCTGCCGCCCCAGCACCCCCGACAAGGAAGGCCAGAACCACTACCCACCCTGCCATGCATGAGCAGCATCAGATGGGAGCCCTGGCGGGATGGCAGCAGTAAGCCCCGAATCCCTCTCCTGACCCGGCGGGGAGGGCCCCAACCGGAGCCCCAGCTTCTGACGGCCCTTCTTCAGAAGTCGGGCAGATGTCCCACTGAGACAAGTCCAGAGCCAGGGTGGGACCTGAGTGGGGACAGCTCTGGCACCAGGGCCCCAGGCTCAGATAAGCCCTTCCAAGTCTGTAACTCACACATTGGGTATCCAGATCCGGACGGTCTTGTCTCGGGAGCCTGAGGCCAGCAGGTGTCCCGAAGGGGAGAAGTTCACACAGGTGACAGCATCCTTGTGGCCCGCAAAGCGGTAGGCGCGTGACTGGGGCTTCATGTGCCAGACCATGAGGCATGAGTCCATGGAGCCACTGGCTGAGGAAGGAGGGATGCTGTGACCCTCAGCTCTGGTCGGCCTCGAGCCTCTGAGCAGGACGATGGGGTGAGGGGACAGGAGACAGACCACACTTCCAGCGACTGCTAAGCTTGGGTTTGGAGCATCGATGGGCTGTCAGCTCTCCAAGCAGCAAGGCCGAGCAGCAACAGGGGAGTGAAGCCAAGAGATGCCCTTCACATGCCAGCCCGAGGCTGCAACCCAGCAGGCCTCTGACAAAACTCATCCCCCGTGGGGACCCACATAGTCACACCCTAAGGGTAGTAAACAGCAATTCCTACCAGCCCAACCCAATGGCCTTTTACCATTGAGAGGGGCCAAGTTAATCAGAAACCTAGAGATTCCCCAAGACAGATCAAATGACTTCATTTGTTCTTCATCTATAGTGACCACCAGCCTCTGGCAGGGGACCCTGACCATGGGATGAAGGGGGAGTCTTGTccatagaaagaagaaagcaggggcacctgggtgactcagtcgttaagtgcctgccttcaactcaggtcccgatcccagggtcctggatcccagggtcctggactccCTTcttagccgggagtctgcttctccctctccctctttccttcccctccacttGTGCACGCATGCACACCCGTGCTCTTtcgcgctctcaaataaataaataagtaaaatcttaaaaagaaaaaaaatgcattaaaaaaaagaaacaaacaaataagaaaacggCAGCCATGACGCTGTATAAGAACCCCCAAGCGACCAAGAAGCAGGAGTACTCAGCTGCTGCACAGGGTAGGGAGTATGTGGCTCTGCTCTTCGCCCTTCTCACTGGATGCCCCCATAGTGCTGTGGACAACAGACTTGAGGACCCAAGGAAACGGAGCCATTGTTTAGGGCCATTCCACCAGCCAGATCCAAGAGATGGCTGGGGTATATGCAGTGAAAAGCCCAGACCCTGGGCCCCCCTCCCAAGGCTACATGCCCTTGGCAAGGCCCCCAGACTCTCTTGAGTCTCACACTCTGCATGCAGAATGCAGTTCACAGGGACACCGAGCCCAGCACCCAGACAGTGACCagctgaagccagatgcagaTCTAGACAAACCACCTGGGTCCTCACAGTGTCCTACTCCCCTCACACCACACCTCCCAGCTAGAGACTCCGCCTTCTCGGCGCATAACCTAGTGCCTAGGAAAAGATGCCTCCTCTTACCCAACTGCTTCGTATTGAGACTGAAGTCCACAGAGGTAACTGCATCTCGGTGGCCCTTAAAATGCCTCTCCAGCGAGGGGTCCTCCTGTTGGAAAGCCAGGGTCAAATGTGTGAAACTTGAATGAAGAAGGGGCTTCCCCAGGGGTCAAGACTCTTCCAAACAGCCAGGAGGGTTCAAAAATGCTCAAGGCACGATTCTATATATAAAACTCCTTAGGATTTTCATATAGCTAAATAACTATAACTAACATATAGCTAAAAAACTAATAGAGCTAATAAACCAGTTAAGCAAGTTTgcaagatcaatatataaaaatctatcgTGGGGTGCATGggaggctcagatggttgagcgtctgcctttggctcaggtcatgatctccaggacctgggatagagccccatgtccggctccctgctcagctgtgaGTCTGCTACTCCccatcctctgcctgcctctccccctctcaaatgaataaagaaaatcttttaaaaataataaaataaaataataaaaatctgggccacctgggtggctcagtggttgagcgtctgcctttggctcaggtcatgatcccaaggtcctaggatcaagccccatgttgggctccctgctcggcgggaagcctgcttctccctctcccactccccctgcttgtgttccctctctcactgtctctgtcatataaataaatacaatctttaaaaaaaaaaaaggtgaattttaagACATGTGAGTATTTCAACAAAGCAATGTTTCtaagagaatgaagaagaaatgggGGCCTTTCAGCAACTCCCATTTCAGGAATCAGATTCTGCACTTTCAATCTCACTGGCAGCCAGTGTTGGCCAATGAATCCAAAGGTCAGCCTGGACAGGCCCCAAGGGGCAGTGCCACCATTCTACTGAGGTCAAGGAAGCAGCTGTTCAGGACACAGCTTaggaagacatggagaaaatatTCTAGAGACTCTTACCACCCAACAGCAGCTTCTCTTAGTACTTGAAGAGTTACAGTCCTGCCATGCAAACATCTCCCCTTCCCTAAATATCAGAAGCATTCTGGGCACACCATGGAGCCCAGCAAAACCTcttcttggtaaaaaaaaaaaaaaagaaaatgtccttggGAACAGAGTAAGACTGATGCCACCTCACAGAGCTGTAACCAGAACAAAGGCCCTCAGGGCCCTGTGCCCAGCTCCACCCCCAACACACCTGCCCCAGTCCCCCTTTCAACAAGAAAGGGAGTGGCAGCTGGGAGAGGGCCCCCAACAGAGCAGCAACTGCTACATCTGAACCTCTTGGGAGAACAAGAATAAGATAATGTCCACCTCTAGGCAAGTTCAGTTCTACCTCTGACCAGGGGGCTCCTGAGACCGCCCAACACCCTTCCCAACTCCTCATCCCACCAGGCTCTATGGTTCCTCATCTCCCCAAAGGTGGTTTATATATGGAAAGAAGTGGGAGGGATTTGTGGAAAGGGCTAGAATAGGGATCAAAAAGCCTggatcctgggcgcctgggtggcttagtgggttaagccgctgccttcggctcagatcatgatcccagagtcctgggatcgagtcccgcatggggctctctgctcagcagggagcctgcttcccccaccccacccccgcctgcctctctgcctgtttgtgatttctctctgtcaaataaataaataaaatcttaaaaaaaaaaaaaaaaaaaagcctggatcCTAAGTCTAGGCGTTCCGCTCTACAGAGCACCATCTGATCTTCCTGACTCTCAACCCAGCCAAAAGACCAGACATGTTTACACAATCTCTCAAAAAGAGGGGTCTGGGAGTGCCTCCCTCTGGAGGAACCTGGGACTCAGGGCGCCCAGCCCAGAACACAATGCACACCTGAGCTGTCCGGTCCGAGCAAGTGTTCGCTCAAAAAAGCCCCGACCAGCCACCCACTGCTCAGGATGATGAGACTCAGGCCAGTGAGGCCCGGAGCTGGCCTCCGGCCCGACCTCCAGTCGAAACGTACTAGTACTAGCGTCTCCTCAGCTAGGATGCGAATCCAGGGAGCAGGGACTTGGTGGTCCGCCGCGGCAGTCCGCAAAGGGTCTGGCGCGCAGGAGGTGCTCACTACGTGTCCCGACCCAGCGACCCCTGCACAGACCGTCAAGCGGCTGGAGAAGACTGGCTTGGAACCCGGCGTCCCACTCGCCCCCTCGCAGCCATCGCTCGGGCCAGGCGCCTACAGTCCCAATGGGGAGACTAAGGCCGGGCAAACACCGCCGGCGAGAACTTACAGGGCAAGGTGCAGCCATGGCAGGTCGGGGGCGCCCAAGGCGCTGGAGAAAGCTGCGTCGGCCGTTGCGGCCCGTTCAGTTTCCGCGCCCCCAACCGCCGCCAATAGCAACGCGGGTCGCGTCGCCACGCCCCGCCCACGGCGATTAAAGGAGACGCAGCGCGTCGGCTTTTTGACCCCAGGCCGGAAGCAGAGCTGTGTGGCGGATTCCACGGCCTCCGCGCACAGCTCCGCCAGGCCAGCAGCCCACGGACGTAGCGGCCAAAGATCTCCGTCCACTGTCACTAATCCCCTGAGAAATGATAAAACGCAGGATGAGGTGTTCACACCGCCCACCCCTAGCTCGGTTTACGAGGCCACGAGCACAGCCTTCTGGGAAATGCAGTTTCAAGACAGCCACCACCTAGGGTATGTAGGAAAGTGGAACTACTTTTCCCAAGATACCTTGAGAGCCGGGCGGGCTTAACCACGCGTTGGAAAAGCCTCAAGGATCCCGGAAGTGGAGGACACGTGCGTCATTCTTTGGGCGTTCTCTTAAAGGGCCCTTGAAACTAGGTAGTCGCCCAATGCCTTAAGGGCCAATTAGTCACCCCTCGGAGATAGTTTAAATGGTCCGCTCCTCCGAACTTAAAACAAGTGTCGATCTGAAAGAACACCGGTCACTTGGAATGACATCCGTGGGATTCTCCATGGATGGAGAAACCTAGGTTCTATTCTGTTATTGTCCTGCCTCCTTGTGTGACCTGTGACCTTGAGGGGAAATACCTCTGCCtaggcctcagtttacccatttgTAATACAGAGAAGTGTGAGGCAGCCTGGGCCTCTCCAGAACCCTCGGCCCTGAGAAGTGGTTATAAATgacatgtttaaaagaaaaggagacatttccagatatgtctcctgaggcaagggagccaaaagcaaaattaaactattgggactacatccaGTTAAagagcttctacacagcaaagaaagtaattaaagaaggcagaagacaacctactgaatgggaaaagatatttgcaaatgactatCTGCTAaggggttagtgtccaaaatatataaggagcttatacaactcaacaccaaaaatgcaaataatccaattaaaaatgggcagaagacatggacatttctgggatgcctgggtggctcagctggttaggcatctgccttcagctcctgatgattctggggtcctgggattgagtctgcatctggctctttactcagcagggagcctgcttctccctctgcctgacgctccccatgcttgtgcgcgaggtctctctctctgatggaaaaaaaaaaaaaaaaaagacatggacatttctccagagaagacatccagatggccaacagacccgtgaaaagatgctcaacaggggcgcctgggtggctcagttggttaagcagttaccttaagctcaggtcatgatcccagcatcctgggatcgagtccctcattgggttctttgctcagcagggagcctgcttctccctctgcctctgcctgccattctgtctgcttgtgctcgctctctctccctctctctctctgacaaataaataaaatctttaaaaaaaagaaaagaaaagatgctcaacatcattcatcatcagggaaatgcaaattaaagccacgatgagataccacctcagagctgttagaatggctaaaataaaaaacacaagaaacaacaagtgctcgcaaggatgcagagaaaaaagaaccctcatgccCTGtgggtgggaaggcaaactggagaagccactgtgaaaaacagtatgaggtttcctcaaaaaattaaaaataaaattgatgaagttctagagcataggtgaggttcggtggggtgaggtccggaaagaattcttgagacatctttggtgcaaaatggtggtttattaaagcatggggacaggacccgtgggcaggaagagcggCTGCTCCAGGTTGTGAGGGATGCCAGGTTTTGTACCCCTGGGGTGGgtgaagtaaggaaaagggaggtttcaatagaactttcatatgctaaagaggacctacaaagATAaccagataccagaggccttgccattgccaaAGTTGTtttgccctctagcaaggtatgAACATTAAAtgggtgggagattcctaaagaatgtcacatatgtcccacccagggTAAGGGGGGTACTtggagggtgtcagcttttgctttgtcctcggGCAGCCTTTTGTTCCCTCatcagaactaccctatgatcccataattccactattggacatttacccaaagaacaggaaaacactaactcaaaaagatatatgcctccctttgtttatggcagcattatttacaaaagccgaattatggaagcaacccaggtttccatcagtagatgaatggacagagaagatgtggtgtggatgtgtgtatatatatccttggccataaaaaagaatgaaatcttgccgtttccAACAGCATGGGATAGGTCTAGAGAGTGTAATcctaactgaaataagccagacagagaaagacaaataccatatgatttcactcatatgtggaatttaagaaacaaaacaaatgaacaaagaaaaaaagaccaaaaaaaaaaaaaaaaaaaagactcttaactatatggAGAACTAACTGATGGTTGTTATCtgagagaaggtgggtggggagagggataaAATAGGTAAAGAGTACACACTGTGATGAGCATGGTTAACTATTCATAACTGCTgtatgtaacactgtatgttaactatactggaattaaaataaaaaataaaagaagataaataggAGACATTCTAAAGGCCTGGCCACCAGGGGCCATCCCTGCTCATTTTACGTTGTTGGAACACCCAGGCAGTCCTTGTTCAGACCTTTTACCCTGTTCTGGGCATCTTCCCAACCTGGAACTGACCTGGACCGGATGTTTTGCAATATTCAGGAAGCTGTTGCCTCCCTGGACAGGCCAGTTTGGCCACACTCCAACGCTGATTAGGATCTGGCCAGGCCCAGAGATTTCTCACTACATCCTGAGACCTAAGATGGTATCTCCATGGGTCTCCAAACCAGAGCAGATTCAGAACCTGGCACAGGTGGGTAGCTGGCGTGTAGAGGAATGGGTCTCTCTTTTGGATCTGGAAAGTCTGGGGCCAGACAAAAGAAACAGACACATTTAATCCCATCTTCTCTGTGATTTGGCACAGAATTGGTTTTTTCACGTTACAAGTGTTCAGGCTCATTTAACTCAGACACTGAAATTCTCCTTGAAACAAGTGTTGTATCATTTACACGCCCTGAGGTTGTTCCACACTGttcaaagaattattttcaagTCTTCCCCCCAACATTCACAACTTATTCAGTGATTCTCTTGCCTGCTGTCTAAACACTTAAAGTGAAAAAGataaggaaggggtgcctgggtggctcagtgggttaaagcttttgccttcggctcgggtcatgaccctgggatcctgggatcctgggatcgagcttggcagggagcctgcttcctcctctctctctgtctgcctctctgcctacttgtgatctctgtctgtcaaataaataaaatctttaaaaaaaaaaaaaaagttaaggaagggggcgcctgggtggctcagttggttaaagcctctgcc from Mustela erminea isolate mMusErm1 chromosome 1, mMusErm1.Pri, whole genome shotgun sequence harbors:
- the POC1A gene encoding POC1 centriolar protein homolog A isoform X3, producing the protein MAAPCPEDPSLERHFKGHRDAVTSVDFSLNTKQLASGSMDSCLMVWHMKPQSRAYRFAGHKDAVTCVNFSPSGHLLASGSRDKTVRIWIPNVKGESTVFRAHTATVRSVHFCSDGQSFVTASDDKTVKVWSTHRQKFLFSLSQHINWVRCARFSPDGRLIVSASDDKTVKLWDKTSRECVHSYCEHGSFVTSVDFHPSGTCIAAAGMDNTVKVWDVRTHRLLQHYQLHSAAVNALSFHPSGNYLLTASSDSTLKILDLMEGRLLYTLHGHQGPATTVAFSRTGEYFASGGSDEQVMVWKSNFDVVDYGEVLKVHRPPAPLATSSGSLKWISPSLQAEAGVRSRCRASPRSPPACPRR
- the POC1A gene encoding POC1 centriolar protein homolog A isoform X1, with the translated sequence MAAPCPEDPSLERHFKGHRDAVTSVDFSLNTKQLASGSMDSCLMVWHMKPQSRAYRFAGHKDAVTCVNFSPSGHLLASGSRDKTVRIWIPNVKGESTVFRAHTATVRSVHFCSDGQSFVTASDDKTVKVWSTHRQKFLFSLSQHINWVRCARFSPDGRLIVSASDDKTVKLWDKTSRECVHSYCEHGSFVTSVDFHPSGTCIAAAGMDNTVKVWDVRTHRLLQHYQLHSAAVNALSFHPSGNYLLTASSDSTLKILDLMEGRLLYTLHGHQGPATTVAFSRTGEYFASGGSDEQVMVWKSNFDVVDYGEVLKVHRPPAPLATSSGSLPEVDFPIPPGRGRSQESVQSQPQEPTSMPQTLTSTLEHIVGQLDVLTQTVSILEQRLTLTEDRLKQCLENQQLIMQRTPP
- the POC1A gene encoding POC1 centriolar protein homolog A isoform X5 → MDSCLMVWHMKPQSRAYRFAGHKDAVTCVNFSPSGHLLASGSRDKTVRIWIPNVKGESTVFRAHTATVRSVHFCSDGQSFVTASDDKTVKVWSTHRQKFLFSLSQHINWVRCARFSPDGRLIVSASDDKTVKLWDKTSRECVHSYCEHGSFVTSVDFHPSGTCIAAAGMDNTVKVWDVRTHRLLQHYQLHSAAVNALSFHPSGNYLLTASSDSTLKILDLMEGRLLYTLHGHQGPATTVAFSRTGEYFASGGSDEQVMVWKSNFDVVDYGEVLKVHRPPAPLATSSGSLPEVDFPIPPGRGRSQESVQSQPQEPTSMPQTLTSTLEHIVGQLDVLTQTVSILEQRLTLTEDRLKQCLENQQLIMQRTPP
- the POC1A gene encoding POC1 centriolar protein homolog A isoform X4, giving the protein MAAPCPEDPSLERHFKGHRDAVTSVDFSLNTKQLASGSMDSCLMVWHMKPQSRAYRFAGHKDAVTCVNFSPSGHLLASGSRDKTVRIWIPNVKGESTVFRAHTATVRSVHFCSDGQSFVTASDDKTVKVWSTHRQKFLFSLSQHINWVRCARFSPDGRLIVSASDDKTVKLWDKTSRECVHSYCEHGSFVTSVDFHPSGTCIAAAGMDNTVKVWDVRTHRLLQHYQLHSAAVNALSFHPSGNYLLTASSDSTLKILDLMEGRLLYTLHGHQGPATTVAFSRTGEYFASGGSDEQVMVWKSNFDVVDYGEVLKVHRPPAPLATSSGSLFLLRTMLSSW
- the POC1A gene encoding POC1 centriolar protein homolog A isoform X2 produces the protein MAAPCPEDPSLERHFKGHRDAVTSVDFSLNTKQLASGSMDSCLMVWHMKPQSRAYRFAGHKDAVTCVNFSPSGHLLASGSRDKTVRIWIPNVKGESTVFRAHTATVRSVHFCSDGQSFVTASDDKTVKVWSTHRQKFLFSLSQHINWVRCARFSPDGRLIVSASDDKTVKLWDKTSRECVHSYCEHGSFVTSVDFHPSGTCIAAAGMDNTVKVWDVRTHRLLQHYQLHSAAVNALSFHPSGNYLLTASSDSTLKILDLMEGRLLYTLHGHQGPATTVAFSRTGEYFASGGSDEQVMVWKSNFDVVDYGEVLKVHRPPAPLATSSGSLTVSILEQRLTLTEDRLKQCLENQQLIMQRTPP